Proteins encoded by one window of Tunturibacter psychrotolerans:
- a CDS encoding sensor domain-containing diguanylate cyclase, with protein sequence MDHLRVFHDVARALTSSLELEEILGAIMNKMAQFFGPERWSLLMVDDKSGELYYAIAVGENAESLKGLRVPLGEGVAGWVAATGNPLVVPDVALDPHWSAFANKHPDLKIQSIACVPVRSGNKTLGVIQLLNSKLDLLSEHSISFLRILCDYAAIAIQNARSMTLIQELTITDDVTGLFNARHLYTMLEEEVARGQVFSLMFVDLDHFKSVNDTHGHLIGSRLLAEIGGLMRRSLGPNNAAFRYGGDEFVALLPGMGKAAASGTTMALCADLRGARFLEGAGLSLSLSGSFGLATYPEDGNTVQTILRAADTMMYEAKVTRDNVAVAGKGMMGRAETTRSIDGSRRAVSEMFLERDSVPRS encoded by the coding sequence ATGGATCACCTTCGAGTGTTCCATGACGTTGCGCGCGCTCTGACTTCGAGCCTCGAGCTGGAAGAGATTCTGGGAGCCATTATGAACAAGATGGCCCAATTCTTCGGACCTGAGCGCTGGTCGCTGCTGATGGTGGACGATAAATCGGGCGAACTGTATTACGCGATCGCTGTGGGAGAGAACGCGGAGAGCCTGAAGGGTTTGCGTGTACCGCTCGGCGAGGGAGTTGCGGGTTGGGTGGCGGCAACGGGAAATCCACTGGTGGTGCCGGATGTCGCGCTTGATCCGCACTGGTCTGCGTTTGCGAACAAACATCCTGATCTGAAGATTCAATCCATTGCGTGCGTTCCGGTGCGGTCTGGGAATAAGACGCTGGGCGTGATTCAACTGCTCAATAGCAAGCTCGATCTGCTGTCAGAGCATTCGATCTCGTTTCTGCGGATTCTGTGTGATTACGCGGCAATCGCGATTCAGAATGCGCGATCGATGACGCTGATTCAAGAGTTAACCATAACGGACGACGTAACAGGACTCTTCAATGCCCGCCACCTGTACACCATGCTGGAGGAAGAGGTAGCGCGGGGGCAGGTGTTTAGTTTGATGTTCGTTGATCTGGATCACTTCAAGTCGGTGAATGATACCCACGGCCACCTGATCGGAAGTCGACTGCTGGCGGAGATTGGCGGGTTGATGAGACGCAGCCTGGGACCGAACAACGCGGCTTTTCGCTACGGTGGGGACGAGTTTGTTGCACTGCTGCCAGGGATGGGGAAGGCGGCGGCAAGCGGGACCACGATGGCCTTGTGTGCGGACCTGAGGGGGGCACGCTTTCTGGAGGGTGCGGGACTTTCGCTCAGTCTCTCGGGAAGCTTTGGGCTGGCGACGTACCCGGAAGACGGAAATACGGTTCAAACCATTCTGCGTGCGGCCGACACGATGATGTATGAAGCCAAAGTGACCCGGGACAACGTCGCCGTGGCTGGCAAAGGGATGATGGGCCGCGCAGAGACGACCAGATCCATCGATGGTTCGCGGCGCGCGGTTTCGGAGATGTTTCTCGAGCGTGATTCGGTGCCGCGCAGTTAG